A segment of the Neisseria chenwenguii genome:
GTACGGTCGAACGGGTATCGCGCACGTCGGACGTGGTAAAACCGATTTGGTTGTTGATGACGATGTGAACAGTACCGCCCGTGGTGTAGCCGCGGGTTTTGGAAAGGTTGAACGTCGCTTGGTTGACGCCTAAGCCGACAAAGGCAGAGTCGCCGTGAATCAAAACGGGCAGCACTTTGTCGCGGCCGTTGTCGCCCAGGCGTTTCTGTTTGGCGCGCGCCGAGCCTTCCACCACGGGATTGACGATTTCCAGATGCGAGGGATTGAACGCCAGTGAAACGTGCATCGGGCCGTTGGGCGTCGCGATGTCGGAACTGAAGCCCATGTGGTATTTCACGTCGCCGCTGGGCAGTTTGATTTCGGCACGGCCTTCGAATTCGGCAAACAGATCACCCGGTTTTTTGCCCAAGGTGTTGACCAAAACATTCAGACGGCCCCGGTGTGCCATGCCGATGATGACTTCTTCCACGCCGTCTTTACCGGCGTTTTGAATCAGGTAGTTCAGGCCGGCAATCACGCTTTCGCCGCCTTCGATACCGAAGCGTTTTTGGCCGACGTATTTGGTGTGCAGATAACGTTCCAGCGTTTCGGCAGCGGTCATTTCTTTGAGGAGGCGGTGTTTTTGTTCGACGTTGAATTGCGGCGTTGACAGCACGCTTTCAAAATAATTGCGGATCCAGCGGCGTTCTTCCGTATTCGGAATGTACATATATTCCACCGCAAGATGACCGCAGTAAGTCTGTTTCAGATTATTGACAATATCGGAGAGCGCCATTTTTTCGCGACCGGAAAAGTCGCCGTCGCCCATGCTGAATTGAACGGCCATATCGGCATCGCTCAAGCCGTGAAATTTGGGATCGAGCGCTTCGAGGTACTGCGGCGGCGTCCGTTTGAGCGGATCAAGCTGCGCCGCGCCAAAGCCTTGGATGCGGTAGGCTGAAATCAGGCGCAACACGCCGACCTGTTTTTTCAGCATGGCTTCATCCATGCCGCCTGAAGATACGCCGGCTTTGTGTTTGGCCAGATTGGCAAACGATTCGCGAATCGGGGCGTGGGCAACGTCGGTTGCGACGACACCGGGCTGCTTGGCCAAATCGTCGAAATACTGTTTCCAGTTGCTTTCGACCGAATTAGGATTTTCCAAATAGCGCTCGTACAACTCCTCGATATAAGGGGCATTCGAACCGAACAAATAAGAGAAATTGAGTTTGTCGTCCATGGCAGTTGCTCTTTTCTGTAAAAATAAATTAAAAGGCGGAATCAGGCGGTTTCAAAGCGGAAGGCCGTCTGAAAACCCTACCTGTTCCGCCCTGCTTCCGGAAGCATACGCTTTAATCAGCGCTTGTCCAGCGGTACGAAATCACGGCGCGGTTCGCCTGTGTAAAGCTGGCGCGGACGGCCGATTTTCAGCGACGGGTCACCGATCATTTCGTGCCAGTGCGAAATCCAACCCACGCTGCGCGCCAAGGCGAAAATAACGGTAAACATTTCGGTCGGGATACCCAACGCCGATAAAACGATGCCGGAGTAAAAATCCACATTTGGGTACAGTTTGCGCTCGACAAAGAACGGATCTTTCAGCGCGATTTGTTCCAACTCCATCGCCAGCTTGAATTTCGGACTGTCTTCCAAACCCAGCTCTTTCAAGACTTCGTAGCAGGTTTCGCGCATGATGCTGGCGCGCGGATCCATATTGCGGTAAACGCGGTGGCCGAAGCCCATCAGGCGGTATTTGCGCTGTTTCACGCCTTCCATGTATTCGGGCACACGCGATACGTCGCCGATTTCGTCCAGCATGTTCAGTACGGCTTCATTGGCACCGCCGTGCGACGCGCCCCAAAGACAGGCAATGCCCGCGGCGATACAGGCAAACGGATTCGCGCCCGAAGAGCCGGCCAGACGCACGGTGGAAGTCGAAGCATTCTGCTCGTGGTCGGCATGGAGGATGAAGATGCGGTCGAGCGCGCGCGCCAATACCGGATTCGGCCTGTATTCTTCGCACGGCGTGGCAAACATCATGTGCATGAAGTTTTCCGAATAACTCAGATTGTTTTTCGGATAGTTGAACGGCAGGCCGTTTGAATAGCGGTAACACATCGCCGCAATGGTCGGGATTTTGGAAATCAGGCGGTAAATGGCGATTTCGCGATGGTTCGGATCGGTAATATCCAAACTGTCCTGATAAAATGCCGACAGAGCGCCGACCACGCCCACCATCATCGCCATCGGGTGCGCATCGCGGCGGAAACCGCGGAAGAACCAAGTCAGCTGTTCGTGCACCATCGTGTGGTGGCTGACAATATGGACAAATTCTTTTTTCTGCTCGGGCATCGGCAGTTCTCCGTAAATCAAGAGGTAGCAGACTTCCAGATAATCGGATTTTTCGGCCAGCTGCTCGATGGGATAGCCGCGGTAATACAGCAAACCCTCGTCGCCGTCGATGTAGGTAATTTTCGATTCGCAGCTTGCGGTGGAAACGAAGCCCGGGTCGAATGAAAACAGGCCGGTATTTTTGGTCAGCGCGCGGATATCGACCACGTTGTGGCCGATGGTGGCTTCCAATACCGGCAGTTCCAAATCGTTTTGATTGTCTGCGTGAAGTTTGACAGTTGACATCTGCTTACTCCTTTGTAAAAACGGTTGCACTTAGTTTGCATTTGATGCCGTCTGAAATTCAGACGGCACTTTTTTAGACGGCCTTAAGCATTCTGCGCAGCCGCCCTGATTTTTTCAAGCATGGGAACGAGATGGGTTTTGTCGGTTTGGGTGTGTCCGTTGACCAAAGCCAACAGCTCCTGATCTTGAAATTCCAAAACCTCGGTAAACAAAGCCAACTCTTCGTCGTTCAAACGGTCAAATTCCTGCTCCATAAACCTGCCGAAGATTAAATCCAACTCCAGCAATCCGCGGCGGGTTTGGAAGCGGATTTTCCGCTTGTCCGTATCGTCGAACACTTTCATTTCATACGGCCCGTTTCAACATGATTTCTTTAATCTTACCGATGGCACGGGTCGGGTTCAAGTGTTTCGGGCAGACGTCCACACAGTTCATAATCGTGTGGCAGCGGAACAGGCGGTACGGGTCATTAAGGTTGTCCAAACGCTCGTTGGTGATGGCGTCGCGGCTGTCGGCAATGAAGCGGTAGGCGTTGAGCAAACCGGACGGACCGACGAATTTATCAGGATTCCACCAAAACGACGGGCATTGGGTCGAGCAACAGGCGCAAAGGATACATTCGTACAAACCGTCCAGCTCTTTACGCTCCTCTTGGGTTTGCAGGCGCTCTTTATCGGCGTCGATCGGCGTGTCGTTGACGACGTAAGGTTTGATGGAATGGTATTGTTTGAAAAACTGGGTCATGTCCACAATCAAATCGCGCACCACCGGCAGGCCGGGCAGCGGGCGGATTTTTACCGGCTGCTTCAGGCTGCGGATGTCGGTCAGGCAGGCCAAGCCGTTTTTGCCGTTGATGTTCATGCCGTCCGAACCGCAGATGCCTTCGCGGCAGGAACGGCGGAACGACAGGGTATCGTCCTGCGCCTTGAGTTTGACCAGCGCGTCGAGAAGTTTGACGTCGGTCGGCTCGATTTCCAGCTCATATTTCTGCATATACGGCTTGTCGTCCACATCGGGGTTGTAGCGGTAAACTTCAAAACTTACTTTTTCCATGGGAAGTGTTCCTTTATCCCGGCAACGGCCTGTTTCAATCCGGCAGACCGTCGGGCGTTGGTTTTATTGTTCTGATATTTTTCAGACGGCCTCAGTCTCTGTTTTGCCATAAGGCCGTCTGAAAACTGCTTCGTCGCTTAATAGACGCGCTTGGCCGGTTCGATATAGTCGACGGTCAGCGGTTTGGTGTGTACGGGCTTGTAGGTCAGCGTGTTGGAAAGCGGATGGTAAAGCGTGTGTTTCATCCAGTTTTCGTCGTCGCGCTCGGGGTAATCGTCGGTCGCGTGTGCGCCGCGCGATTCTTTGCGCGCCTCGGCAGACACCAGCGTTGCTTTCGCCACCTCAATCAGATTGTCCAATTCCAAAGCCTCGATACGCGCGGTATTCCAGACTTTGCTCTTGTCTTTGATTTCGGTTTTCTTCACACGTTCGGCGATTTCCATCACCTGTTTCACGCCTTCGCGCAGAATTTCGTCGGTACGGAACACGCCTGCATGAAGCTGTACGGAACGCTGCAAATCTCGGCGCAACACATCGACGTTTTCGCCGTCAGTTTGGTTGTCCAAACGCTCCAAACGGCGGCGGGTCAGTTCGCCCGCGTCTTCCGGCAGCGCTTTCCAGCCCTCTTGTTCTTTGATGAACTTAATCATGCTGTCGCCGGCTGATTTGCCGAACACCACCAAATCAAGCAGGGAATTCGTACCCAGACGGTTCGCACCGTGCACCGACGCGCAGGCGCATTCGCCCGCCGCATACAGCCCTTTTACCGGCACTTCGTAGTCGTCGCCCTCGGGCACAATCACTTCGCCCAAGTAATTGGTCGGAATGCCGCCCATCATGTAGTGGGTGGTCGGCACAACGGGAATCGGATCTTTAATCGGGTCGATACCGGCAAACTGAATGGAAATCTCGCGGATGCCCGGCAGTTTTTCCATGATTTTTTCCGCACCGATATGGTCGATTTTCAGCAAAACATGGTCTTTGTTTTTACCGCAGCCGCGCCCCTCGTAAATTTCCATCGCCATCGCGCGGGAAACCACATCGCGGGAAGCCAGGTCTTTTACCGTCGGCGCGTAACGTTCCATAAAGCGTTCGCCGTCGGCATTCAGCAGGATGCCGCCTTCGCCGCGCACGCCTTCGGTAATCAAAACGCCCGCTCCGGCCACACCTGTGGGATGGAACTGCCAGAATTCCATGTCTTCCAGCGGAATGCCCGCACGGGCGCAAATGCCCAGGCCGTCGCCCGTATTCATGAAAGCGTTGGTGGAAGAGGCATAAATGCGCCCTGCTCCGCCGGTAGCGAACAATACGGCTTTCGCATGGAAGATATAAACATCGCCGCTTTCCATTTCCATCGCGGTAACGCCGACCACATCGCCGTTTTCGTTGCGGATCAGGTCAAGCGCCGTCCATTCGACGAAAAACTGCGTGTTGGCGCGGACGTTTTGCTGGTAAAGCGTATGCAGCATCGCATGGCCGGTACGGTCGGCCACCGCGCAGGCGCGTTCGACCGCGCGTTTGCCGTGTTCCGCAGTATGGCCGCCAAACGGGCGCTGGTAGATTTTGCCGCTTTCCACGCGGTCAAACGGCATACCCATGTGTTCCAACTCAATGACCGCTTCGGGCGCGACGCGGCACATAAATTCAATCGCATCTTGGTCGCCCAGCCAGTCCGAACCTTTCACGGTATCGTACATATGCCACTCCCAGCGGTCTTCCTGAACATTGCCCAGCGAAGCGGAAATACCGCCCTGCGCCGCCACGGTGTGCGAACGGGTCGGAAACACTTTCGACAATACGGCACAATTCAAGCCTGATTTGGACAACTGCAGCGCCGCACGGAGACCTGCACCACCGCCGCCGACAATCACGGCATCAAACTTACGGACAGGATAACCCATACTCACCCCCAAATCACTTTAATCGAATAAACCAGACACGCCACCAGCCAAACCACCGTACCCGCCTGCAAACACAGGCGCAGACCGAAAGGTTTGATGTAGTCCATCCATAAATCGCGGATACCGACCCAGGCATGGATAAACAGCGCGATAAACGTCAGCTGGGTAAAGAGTTTCACCCAAGCATTGCTCCAAAATGTTTTCCACTCGCTATACTCGCCCGGCAAAAGCAGCAGAAAAGCAATCAGCGCCACAATATAAAGCAGCATTACCACAGCGGTTACACGCTGCATCGCCCAATCTTTCAAGCCGTAGTGGGCACCGGCCAGCTTGCGGTTTACCATAACAGCGCTCCAATCACGACAGTCAACACCAATGCGGAAACAAACACAATTTTCGCAGTCAAACGCGCCGTTTGCAGTTCCAAACCCTTATGCGCATCCAAAAACAGAAAACGCGTACCCGCCAGCGCGTGGTGCAGAAACGCCCACAACACGCCGATCAGAGCCAGCTTCACAATCGGATGGGAAACAAAATGCAGATAGGAGACGAATACCGATTCGCGGTTAAGGGAAGCCGCGAGCAGCCCGAGCAAAACAGGCAGGGTAATGAATAAGATCACGCCGCTGATGCGGTGCAGGATGGAAACAATCCCCGGTATCGGCAGACGGATATTGGGGAGGTCTAAATAAACAGGACGGGGTTTTGCAGCCATAAGTTCTGTTCCTCAGTCGTTATCGTTTTCTCAAAACCGCGCAGTCGGAAATTACATCAGACTACACAGGATTGTAATGTACCCGTTTTACCACCGTTTGAACAGCCCGTTTTGTAAACAATCTAATCTTTTTTTACACACCGTCCATCGGATAAGCCAATGGTCTTAAACCGCCGACACATCCGCCCTAATCCTTTCGCAGCAGTTACCCGCCCGCCGCCGCAACTGGAAACATCCGCTCAGGCCGTCTGAAAACAATAGATTTTCAGACGGCCTGCAACCAAGCCGACATTTCTTTTCAGACGGCCTTACCAAACCTTAAACAAATAAGCCTTGATTTCAAACCAAAGCGCAGGCATATATATTTCGTTCACACCACACCAAAAGGCAGATTATGGAAAACCCAAACAACCCATCCTCTGAAGACTACATCCCGAAATTCCGCCGCAAAAAGCTGGACGAACCCGGCTTCCTGCGCAAACTCGCCCGCTTCGCCGGCCGCTTGGGTGCACCCGTCGTGCGCCAGCTTTACGGACTCTATTTCCTTTGGAAATCACCGCACACCCCAAAACGCGCGAAAATGATCATCTTGGGTGCGCTGGTTTATTTCTTCAGCCCCATCGACAGTATTCCCGACCTTTTGGGCCCGCTGGGCTTCAGCGACGACATCGCCGTCATCACGCTAGTTTACGCGCAGATGAAAGCCTACATGACCGACACCATCCGCGAGCAAGCCCGAGTAGCGGCGGATAAGCTGTTGGGCAAAAACTCCTAAGTTAAGCGCAATGCAAACAGCAAAGGCCGTCTGAAAAGTTTGAACAAAATTCAAACTTTTCAGACGGCCTTTCAAATTCAAAACAAGCGCACTTATTGCAGCGGCGACATCCGCATCACTTCCATCAGGAAGTTGGTAAACGCGGGATTATCCGGCTTGCCGTTCATGTTTTTCCAGCGTTGCTGCCAGCCTTTCAAAGCGTTTTGGATGTAGAGTTTGGACTGCTCGGTGGTGATTTCGCCGCGTTGGCTGTCCACCGCAGAGCGCAGGTAAACTTCATACATGCTGTCGTCCACCGAATTGCGGCCGACCTGCTGGATGCGGAAGCGGTTGAGATATTGCGCGGCCTGGACTTTCGTCAGTTTACCCTGACTGACCTGGTAGCTCAGGCGGGTCGCTTCGTCGCGGATTTTGGAAACGTCCGACCAATGGCTTGAAGCCAAGCGGAAAGAAGCCGGCGCTTCGGAAGACTTGCCCTTGGAAGGCACGGGTTTCGGTTTGACGTTTGTCGGACGGAGCGGAACTTCGCCCATCATCGGAAATTGCAGCGTTTCACAACCGGCAAGCGCCGCCAATGCAGAGAGGAGGATAATTTGTTTTTTCATGCGCGTGATTATAATCGGATTTGTCGGAGAAACCAACTGCATCAAAAATATTACAGTTGAAAACTTCGTCTGATTACAACGGCTTTCAGACGGCCGTATTATGGCACATATCGGCTGCAAGCAAAAGAAAAGGCCGTCTGAAAAACGGCCTTTTCATGCATTTATGCCAAATCGGCAAACAGCGGGGTTGAGAGGTAGCGTTCGCCGTAAGACGGAATCACCGCCACAATCAGCTTGCCGGCGTTTTCCGGTTTTTTCGCCAATTCCAGAGCGGCCCAAACTGCTGCGCCTGAAGAAATACCGACCAATACGCCCTCTTTTTTCGCCACTTCGCGGGCGGTGTTAAACGCGTCGTTGTTTTCGACTTTGATTACGCCGTCGTAAATCTCGGTATTGAGATTTTTCGGGATAAAGCCCGGTGCCAAACCCTGGATCGGATGCGGGCCTTTTTCGCCGCCGCTCAATACGGGCGACGCAGCCGGCTCAACCGCATAAACCTGCACTTCGGGTTTGCGTTCTTTCAACACTTCGCCCACGCCGGTAACGGTACCGCCCGTGCCCACGCCGGCCACGAAAATATCGACCTTGCCGTCGGTATCGCGCCAGATTTCTTCAGCGGTGGTTTCGCGGTGGATTTGCGGGTTGGCCGCGTTTTCAAACTGTTGCGGCATAAAGTAAACATCGGGATTGCTCTGAACCAGTTCGGCCGCTTTGGAAATCGCGCCGCCCATGCCTTCGGCTGCGGGGGTCAGAATCAGCTCGGCACCAAACGCGCGCAGCAGCATGCGGCGCTCTTTGCTCATGCTCTCGGGCATGGTAATCGCCAGTTTGTAGCCTTTAGATGCGCAAACCATCGCCAAACCGATACCGGTGTTGCCGCTGGTCGGCTCAATGATGATGGTGTTTTTATTGATTTTTCCGGCTTTTTCGGCGGCTTCCACCATCGCAATCGCAATACGGTCTTTTACGCTGCTGCCCGGATTGAAAAATTCCAGTTTCAGGGCGACTTCTGCGTGCAGGCCTTCGGTCAGGCGGTTTAATTTGACCAGCGGCGTGTTGCCGATTAAGTCGGTAATGCTGTTTGCAATATTCATTTCCTACTCCTATAACTCTATAACTGATAAATTGATACAGTTTGGCGGTTGATGTGAATACAATTAAGACGGATACAAGGCAACAAGGCTGCGGCGACGCAGTAGGCGTTTTAATTCCGTTTACTATAATCCCAGGCCGTCTGAAAAACCAATAGCCAAAGTTTCTTTCCTTATAACCTTAGGTTCGGTTTACTTCCAACATAATGGCCAACACCGTTGCCGCCTCACACAACAAAGCCAACAGAAAGCCCGCCTTAAGCTGGCGCAGGCCGAACCAATGCGTCGGCTGTTCCATGATCACCGTGCGGTGCAGATAAAAAACCGCCATCAAAACAAACTGCAACGCAAACCAATAAACCGGCTTGAGCGCGTAAAACTCCAGCATTGCAGGCAGGGCAAACGCCGTCGTCGTGGTCGGATAGTGATACCACACCATCGCCGACAAAACAAAAAAAGCCAACGTCATCAGCATATTGCTGACGGCAAACAAGCCGACTGCAACGTGTTTTTCATCTGCCAGCCAGTAGCTCCCCTCCGGCGCTTTCTGCCAGCAGTTCACAAAGAAAAACAGGCTGGCGACCGTCAGATAAAGATGCGGCACATACAAAGGCCCCGCCGCCGTAATTCCCCAAATGCCCGGCAGAAGCTGCGCACCCCAAAAGCCCGCCGCCAGCCAAAGCAAAATGCTGCCCCAAAACCATTGGAACATTCCCGCACGAAAAATCAGCAGCAGCCACACCAAAGCATAAGCTGCTGCCGCAAGCAAAAAAATATCCATTTTAGTATTGCAGCTCGCCTTCAAACACCGTTTCCGCAGGGCCCGTCATCATCACTTCGCCCTCCGGCTGCCAGCTGACAAACAAATCTCCGCCCGGCAGCGAAACTTTTACCGGCTCGCCTGCGTCCAGCAAACTCAGCCGCACGCCCGCCACAACCGCCGCGCAGGCGCCCGTACCGCAGGCTTGCGTTTCCCCTGCACCGCGCTCATACACGCGCAAACGGATGTTACGGCTGTCGACGACCTGCATAAAGCCCACGTTTACCCGCTCGGGGAACTGCTCATGCGACTCGATCGCCTCGCCCCAACGGCCGACCGGCGCGGAATCCACATCTTCCACCGCAATCACCGCGTGCGGATTGCCGATGTTGACACAAGAAACCGGTACCGATTCCAAACCGACCAAAACAATATGCACCAAAGCATCCGCCGCCTCGTCGCTTGACGGCACAAACGGAATTTCAGACGGCATGAAACGCGGCTTACCCATATTGACCGTTACCAAACCGTTTTCCAACAGCTTGGGCACAATCACGCCACCCGCCGTTTCCACCAAAATTTCTTTCTTATCCGTCAAGCCCTTATCCGAAACAAAACGGACAAAACAGCGCGCACCGTTGCCGCACTGCTCCACCTCGCCGCCGTCGGCATTAAAAATACGGTAACAGAAATCCACCAAATCCGAAGTCGGTTTTTCCACCACCAAAAGCTGGTCGAAACCCACACCGCGGTAACGG
Coding sequences within it:
- the gltA gene encoding citrate synthase, whose amino-acid sequence is MSTVKLHADNQNDLELPVLEATIGHNVVDIRALTKNTGLFSFDPGFVSTASCESKITYIDGDEGLLYYRGYPIEQLAEKSDYLEVCYLLIYGELPMPEQKKEFVHIVSHHTMVHEQLTWFFRGFRRDAHPMAMMVGVVGALSAFYQDSLDITDPNHREIAIYRLISKIPTIAAMCYRYSNGLPFNYPKNNLSYSENFMHMMFATPCEEYRPNPVLARALDRIFILHADHEQNASTSTVRLAGSSGANPFACIAAGIACLWGASHGGANEAVLNMLDEIGDVSRVPEYMEGVKQRKYRLMGFGHRVYRNMDPRASIMRETCYEVLKELGLEDSPKFKLAMELEQIALKDPFFVERKLYPNVDFYSGIVLSALGIPTEMFTVIFALARSVGWISHWHEMIGDPSLKIGRPRQLYTGEPRRDFVPLDKR
- a CDS encoding FAD assembly factor SdhE; its protein translation is MKVFDDTDKRKIRFQTRRGLLELDLIFGRFMEQEFDRLNDEELALFTEVLEFQDQELLALVNGHTQTDKTHLVPMLEKIRAAAQNA
- a CDS encoding succinate dehydrogenase iron-sulfur subunit, which produces MEKVSFEVYRYNPDVDDKPYMQKYELEIEPTDVKLLDALVKLKAQDDTLSFRRSCREGICGSDGMNINGKNGLACLTDIRSLKQPVKIRPLPGLPVVRDLIVDMTQFFKQYHSIKPYVVNDTPIDADKERLQTQEERKELDGLYECILCACCSTQCPSFWWNPDKFVGPSGLLNAYRFIADSRDAITNERLDNLNDPYRLFRCHTIMNCVDVCPKHLNPTRAIGKIKEIMLKRAV
- the sdhA gene encoding succinate dehydrogenase flavoprotein subunit — encoded protein: MGYPVRKFDAVIVGGGGAGLRAALQLSKSGLNCAVLSKVFPTRSHTVAAQGGISASLGNVQEDRWEWHMYDTVKGSDWLGDQDAIEFMCRVAPEAVIELEHMGMPFDRVESGKIYQRPFGGHTAEHGKRAVERACAVADRTGHAMLHTLYQQNVRANTQFFVEWTALDLIRNENGDVVGVTAMEMESGDVYIFHAKAVLFATGGAGRIYASSTNAFMNTGDGLGICARAGIPLEDMEFWQFHPTGVAGAGVLITEGVRGEGGILLNADGERFMERYAPTVKDLASRDVVSRAMAMEIYEGRGCGKNKDHVLLKIDHIGAEKIMEKLPGIREISIQFAGIDPIKDPIPVVPTTHYMMGGIPTNYLGEVIVPEGDDYEVPVKGLYAAGECACASVHGANRLGTNSLLDLVVFGKSAGDSMIKFIKEQEGWKALPEDAGELTRRRLERLDNQTDGENVDVLRRDLQRSVQLHAGVFRTDEILREGVKQVMEIAERVKKTEIKDKSKVWNTARIEALELDNLIEVAKATLVSAEARKESRGAHATDDYPERDDENWMKHTLYHPLSNTLTYKPVHTKPLTVDYIEPAKRVY
- the sdhD gene encoding succinate dehydrogenase, hydrophobic membrane anchor protein is translated as MVNRKLAGAHYGLKDWAMQRVTAVVMLLYIVALIAFLLLLPGEYSEWKTFWSNAWVKLFTQLTFIALFIHAWVGIRDLWMDYIKPFGLRLCLQAGTVVWLVACLVYSIKVIWG
- the sdhC gene encoding succinate dehydrogenase, cytochrome b556 subunit produces the protein MAAKPRPVYLDLPNIRLPIPGIVSILHRISGVILFITLPVLLGLLAASLNRESVFVSYLHFVSHPIVKLALIGVLWAFLHHALAGTRFLFLDAHKGLELQTARLTAKIVFVSALVLTVVIGALLW
- a CDS encoding YkvA family protein, with the translated sequence MENPNNPSSEDYIPKFRRKKLDEPGFLRKLARFAGRLGAPVVRQLYGLYFLWKSPHTPKRAKMIILGALVYFFSPIDSIPDLLGPLGFSDDIAVITLVYAQMKAYMTDTIREQARVAADKLLGKNS
- a CDS encoding prokaryotic membrane lipolipid attachment site family protein, coding for MTRMKKQIILLSALAALAGCETLQFPMMGEVPLRPTNVKPKPVPSKGKSSEAPASFRLASSHWSDVSKIRDEATRLSYQVSQGKLTKVQAAQYLNRFRIQQVGRNSVDDSMYEVYLRSAVDSQRGEITTEQSKLYIQNALKGWQQRWKNMNGKPDNPAFTNFLMEVMRMSPLQ
- the cysK gene encoding cysteine synthase A, which translates into the protein MNIANSITDLIGNTPLVKLNRLTEGLHAEVALKLEFFNPGSSVKDRIAIAMVEAAEKAGKINKNTIIIEPTSGNTGIGLAMVCASKGYKLAITMPESMSKERRMLLRAFGAELILTPAAEGMGGAISKAAELVQSNPDVYFMPQQFENAANPQIHRETTAEEIWRDTDGKVDIFVAGVGTGGTVTGVGEVLKERKPEVQVYAVEPAASPVLSGGEKGPHPIQGLAPGFIPKNLNTEIYDGVIKVENNDAFNTAREVAKKEGVLVGISSGAAVWAALELAKKPENAGKLIVAVIPSYGERYLSTPLFADLA
- the dapF gene encoding diaminopimelate epimerase, which produces MKTLRFTKMHGLGNDFMVIDAVNQAFDPKEAPLAAWADRYRGVGFDQLLVVEKPTSDLVDFCYRIFNADGGEVEQCGNGARCFVRFVSDKGLTDKKEILVETAGGVIVPKLLENGLVTVNMGKPRFMPSEIPFVPSSDEAADALVHIVLVGLESVPVSCVNIGNPHAVIAVEDVDSAPVGRWGEAIESHEQFPERVNVGFMQVVDSRNIRLRVYERGAGETQACGTGACAAVVAGVRLSLLDAGEPVKVSLPGGDLFVSWQPEGEVMMTGPAETVFEGELQY